The genomic region TCCGATTGTCTccgatttgaaaataatcaaaccCTTCGCGAAGATCGACTGCTCCGAAAAAAGCGTCTGTGAATCAGCTGCAATCAGCTGTTACTAAAAAGAGCGGGAAACCCTTGGCAAATGGGTTAGCCTCACTAGTCTCCCTCCAATGTAATCTAGCCCTTGCCCAATACTCTCCTAGAACTGCGTAGTTACCCAGGACCcataaaaaatacgtaaaaaATGAGTCAATTTGTCTGTGTCCAGGTTGGACAATGTGGAAATCAAATAGGAAGTGCATTCTGGCCTCTGGTACTCCACGAATATGGAATAGAGACGTCGAGTGGTGGagtaaatcaattaaaaatacaaaaagacTATGCGAAGAATATTGACGACCTTTCTGAGGCTTTCAACAGTTTCTTTCATGTTCCTGAAACgtcaggaaaattttcattctctaaACTGTCAGATCTGACAGCCAGCAATGTTAAAGCTAGggtaatttcataaaatccttccttattatttttttgaatatgCTATTGCTGCTGAAATACCAAAGggctaattttcaataatttctagGCAATTCTCATTGATATGGAAGACAGTGTTGTCTCCAGATTCAGACAAGGGAACTTAAAAAATCTCTTTGATGACACTTGCACAGTAACAAATTACCCTGGTTCTGGTAATAACTGGGCAGAAGGTTACTACAGTCATGGTCGAGCTTataaggaaaaaattgaggagacATTGAGGAGAAGCGTTGAACGATGTGACAATCTCCATGGCTTCCTGCTCATGCACTCTCTAGGGGGAGGAACTGGTTCAGGTCTGGGCACAGCTACACTGAAGCTACTAGTTGATGAGTATCCTCATGTGGAGAAATTTGTGTCGTGTGTTTATCCCGCTCAGAACCAGGATGTTGTTACGGCCCCTTACAATGCTCTTCTAGCAACTAGACAATTAATCGAACATGCCACTTGTGTTTTTCCTGCTGATAATGGGGCCTTATTCGATATTTGTAGTTTGCGAGGGATGGGGAGGGATAATCAGGATCAGGCAAGGTACAATGCCACAGGCAGTCCATTCCAGGATATGAATAGTGTTATTGTAAATATGTTGCTTCATTTGACAAGGTACTTCATAAAGACAGACTGGCATTTATCTCAACATTCTCTTTGTAATAAAACGGTCAAATATTTTTgccgacatttttttttgcagtggAGCGAGATTTCCTGGACATTTAAACACAGATATGAACGATTTAGCCACGAATTTAGTGCCTTATCCTCATCTTCATTACATTTTCAGCAGTGTCTCCCCCATTTCTATGACAGCGTCAACAATGCCATTGACTCAGAGTAGTAGGTAATTGTCAATTATATGCTGCCTCTAATCAGTTGTTCTCTGATAAATTATTACTATCTTCTAAGATTGCAGGATGAATTGTTCACCAATGCTTGGTCGAGATCGCATCAGTTGATTAAATTTGATCCACTCCAACCGAAAGCTGTGATAATTGGAGCTGCTCACATTGCTCGAGGAAACTGTTCAATGAATGATATGAGAAGAAATATAGAGAGGTTCGAATCTTTAATCCATCTATTACAATTAGTAGATGTAGAATGACCTTATGAACTTTCTTTAATTTGTAGACTTCAGAATAAAGGAAAATTCACTCCATGGAGCAaggaaacaatgaaaattgggTTATGCTCAGTCCCTTCAGCAGGTCACCCAGCCTCTCTGCTGTGCCTCATAAATTCCTCTGCAATGCGCTTCATGTTCCAAAGCCTAATTAGTCAATTCGACAAATTGTACAAAAAACGAGCTCACGTACACCACTACCTCCAAGTGAATGACTTCGAAGAGGAGGATTTCCTCAGCTCCCGAGAATTTCTCTCCTCGGTGTACGACAAATATAAACAACTTCACAATCAGAAACTAATCTACATTCCAAGACTCCAAGTGCTGTGATTTTTGTTAGTAGTTTATTTCCctccattttcaataatacatgttcataacattaaaaaataattgtaagaATAAACTGATGCTCGTGTAAAGCACATAGTTCCCTCGGGTCTTTTGCCTCAGCGCAAAGTTCAggtgtcataaaaaaatttactttacaTTTTTGTATCATATATTAAAGCGTTTTGATTGCGGACTCCGTAGGGATTTCTTCGTAAAGCTAAATAATCATGGCTGTATTTAGTATTCGTTTAAGTTCATTAAGTGGCTGGAATCTGTGGCAAGCCGAATTCATCCACCAAAACTCCATCCTGAAAGAAATACAGatgaattgaagaatttttaatcggcaatttttttaaatgacatTACGAATTACGTAGATCATGCAATCGGGAatcattttcatgattttattgttgaaaattcagtaaataATATGTTTTTGAACTCTATAAGAGCGAGAATCAACTCATTGATAATATACGAACAAATTTAGCATAATTTATTCACGGTTATGAATTATCCAGTGATTTTCAATGGAAGAGCGTGATCAAAACTGAATATAGTGGAACGATTTCGGAGGGTTTTCgttcccacaaaaaaaaaagacaccgaaaataaatagaaaccAATAATAAAAGTACTACACAAAGAGATTATTCACCTTGTTTCTGACCGAACTCGCCCCGGGTTCCTTATCAGGAGCATTAGGTGCAGTGATAGCATCATCAAGGTACGAAGTATCTGTATCAAGAGCCAAATCATCCCCAAGTGCATCAAGTTCTGCTTCAAGctcatcatcatcaatttCTGGCATCCCATAGCTTCTCCCCAATGCCTCTTGCACCTCATCAGCCTGATCTAGCATATCCGCCAGGTCATCCTGCATGTCATCGATATGATCAATGTTGATGTTCTTGAACTCTTTCTGCATCTGCTTGACACCATCCTTCATCGCAGCCACGGTGATCTGCGTATCCTTGAGGGTCTGAGTGGCATAGTTGGCTTGTTCCATGTTGAAGGCTTGCTGTCTCAGGCTCTCCACCTGCCCCTCATACATTTTACGTTGTTTCAGGACTCTCATGGCTTTTGCCTTGACTGCATTTTTGGCTGGACCATCTCGCATTTTTGCTAGCTGATCTTTGTACTTTTTCAACTCTGCATCGAGACGTTGTACCTTTTTCTCAGCTGTGTCAGCGCGTCCATCGACctgattttttgaataaattgatcAATCTTATAACATTACCCTGATTACATATTTGTTGTTTATAATAAAACAAATCAAACAGCttaaaatttgaagaattattttatcaatctTCCCCAAAAGTAGACATTCTTttggtttcatttttttacctgTTTTTATCTGCTCAATATCACAACTTCGGTAATAAAGTTAATGGGAAAAGTTTGGGAACTTCGCTCTTGTTAACCTCACATCAAAGCtcttatagaaaaaaataaaaattctttcactTAAGGAAAAATAGCCAAAGTAATTGGAAATCTTGGAAAGATGTTGAAAACGCAAAATTTCGTTTAATAAAAAAGCAAAACAATAATTAGTGAACTAGTGACCCACATCCCAAGGTCGCCTAACCTATCATTCAGACTGAAAATTCTCACCCCAGCGATGACATCGGTGAGGCTTGGACCAGGTTCCTTGGGTTTAGCACGTCCAAACAGTCTATTCATCTTCAAAATGCACTagttaatttttccaacagttAATTCGTTTTCACTCCAGAAAACCAAGAAGGAAAAAATCCGGAAACGTCAAAAACGGAACGACAGTTGCTTCAACAATACCAATAATCAtaacaatgataataataatgacaagACGCAACTTTAGCAGAAAATAACACCGTACGCCTGCGCAACCAGATGATGATTCTGCCTTACCGACAAAAAGCCAACTCCAACGTCTCCAACTCCCACCCAGTACTGTCGAAGCGTCACAACGAGAGTGAGTGAAGCCCTGTTAATACCATCGGCATCATCATCAATCACCGAGGTGTCTTCGATCGTACAGAGTGCTACGTGAAGACCATCTGTACAGACGGTAAGTAGGTGCATGTGGGTGAGGGTGtcgaatttataataattgaattaaaaacaatCGTGCGTTCAACAAATCCAGAGAAATACCGAGAAATCGAGAAAAATGTTCCACCTGAATAAATTGTCACTGAAGCCGGTGGCTGATATACCTGGAGTGTTGGCACGCGCCGTTCCAGCGGCCCTCCAGGCCCGTGGTTATGCCGATCATCAGATTCCAGATCGTCTCAAGGACATTCCAAACGccgaaaatccaaaatttttcaacatgaTAGAGTATTTTTTCCACCGTTCCTGTCAAATTGCTGAGGATAAACTCGTCGAGGAGATTGGACGACGATCAAAAATGACGATCGAAGAGAGGAGAAAGAAGGTCAAAGGAATTCTCATGATGATGGAGCCCTGTGATCACATTCTAGAAACAACTTTCCCATTGAAACGGGACTCCGGGGATTATGAGATGATTACGGGATACAGGGCACAGCATTCCACTCATCGCACCCCATGCAAGGGAGGTGAGTTTGACCTGACTTATCATTTCTTCCATCAACAAATATACCAATCACTTTTTATGTCGACTGAATTTATCCATTGTGGACACTTGCGGAAACGTCGAACTgataagaaataaatattctgaTAGAGAAAATTGGAGAATTGTGTTGAATACAACAAAGTTGATAATCCTGGAGAGTTGTTGAATACTTTAAAGGGGTCTAACTATTCACtttcaaatattaaaaaatgattagatAGCTTCCAGGAGCTGTTTGtcctcaaaaatgaaaaacaatcggTTGTTATTAAGCTCCTGTATAGTCTAAAGATGAAATGGTAATTGAAATAATCTCATCTGTAGACAAGGAGCTAGAAGATGTTCTCCAGTGATAAATAACGATAACCGAGCTCATTACGTTTATCTCCCCTATTCGTCAATCCATGGAGTTCGTGTTATCAGAagacattttaatttttatcgacatTCCATTCCCCATGAGAGAATGGAGCATTATTTCTTAAAATCATTCACGTGACATTGGTGGAATAAAGCCAGCAGAGCGGAACTGACgtctcattaatttatttgttccTATTCACTCTCTCCTCTTTCGTTCGACTTTTCCACTTGTGTTATGCAATGGCACGCGCGTCCAACAGACTGTTTTATAAAAAGATAACCAGAGCGGAGTTCTCGAAACGAAATAAATCCCTTTATATTCCCCTTCGTGGTTAGGGAAAGACTCGAATTATCCTGACGCTTGTGTATAGATACAAGCTTGGCAGTTATCGCTGACTGCCAGATGCTCACCGATTTAACCCCGATCAACTTCGGGTCTTGGAACAGTATTTGAACAATGTGAAGTATTATTGTCTGTAGAATTATGCGGGTTTCCTCCtggttttgtgaattttttcacaactgAAGGCTACGTCCCACGAGTATTCTATTCCAGTGTTTATGAGTTGAtaaacaagtttttttttggagtcAGAGGCGACGTCATCATTTTCGGGGGCAATTGGCTTCATTTAATTCTGCTGGACTGCTTACAGccggaatttaattgaaatattgtgtTCAGATACACTCGTTGcttttattgcattttttagaagaatttcatgaattttttcacatatttaattgattaagAATTGTCTAAG from Diachasmimorpha longicaudata isolate KC_UGA_2023 chromosome 1, iyDiaLong2, whole genome shotgun sequence harbors:
- the LOC135172662 gene encoding tubulin epsilon chain-like, giving the protein MSQFVCVQVGQCGNQIGSAFWPLVLHEYGIETSSGGVNQLKIQKDYAKNIDDLSEAFNSFFHVPETSGKFSFSKLSDLTASNVKARAILIDMEDSVVSRFRQGNLKNLFDDTCTVTNYPGSGNNWAEGYYSHGRAYKEKIEETLRRSVERCDNLHGFLLMHSLGGGTGSGLGTATLKLLVDEYPHVEKFVSCVYPAQNQDVVTAPYNALLATRQLIEHATCVFPADNGALFDICSLRGMGRDNQDQARYNATGSPFQDMNSVIVNMLLHLTSGARFPGHLNTDMNDLATNLVPYPHLHYIFSSVSPISMTASTMPLTQSSRLQDELFTNAWSRSHQLIKFDPLQPKAVIIGAAHIARGNCSMNDMRRNIERLQNKGKFTPWSKETMKIGLCSVPSAGHPASLLCLINSSAMRFMFQSLISQFDKLYKKRAHVHHYLQVNDFEEEDFLSSREFLSSVYDKYKQLHNQKLIYIPRLQVL
- the LOC135172722 gene encoding charged multivesicular body protein 5; amino-acid sequence: MNRLFGRAKPKEPGPSLTDVIAGVDGRADTAEKKVQRLDAELKKYKDQLAKMRDGPAKNAVKAKAMRVLKQRKMYEGQVESLRQQAFNMEQANYATQTLKDTQITVAAMKDGVKQMQKEFKNINIDHIDDMQDDLADMLDQADEVQEALGRSYGMPEIDDDELEAELDALGDDLALDTDTSYLDDAITAPNAPDKEPGASSVRNKDGVLVDEFGLPQIPAT